A single region of the Acidobacteriota bacterium genome encodes:
- the murJ gene encoding murein biosynthesis integral membrane protein MurJ gives MSTNEKPDSEIPLNDADKTLDASNPQSAIRNPQSEAPQVTIRNPQSKSIARSAGIVSIAVMGSRILGLVREQVFAAFFGPGIANDAFNIAFRIPNLLRDLFAEGALSAAFVSTFSRTLTQKGEREAWRLANLVSNGLVLVLSAIVIAGIAFAPQIVDLLVEPSRDLADPAKAQFAYQLTVKLTRILFPFLVMVSLAAVAMGILNSKDRYGIPASASTMFNVGSIIGGLVFAYLFAPGYIANGAKALIYHQHLSRDDAGAAAAIAGMAIGTLVGGMMQWLIQVPSLRSVGFRWEPILSFRDEGVRQVMRMMAPAIIGSAALQVNLVVNTSFATSLGEGRVSWLQFAFRLIYLPIGMFGVAISTATLPAASRAAAADNLDEFRRTIAQALRLTFLLTIPSAVGLIVLNKPIISLIYQHGGRFTEYDTTQTGAALAYYTVGLTAYSAVRVLAPAFYALKDTRVPMMTSLFSIVTNYVVAKSTVDYFGMGHRGLALSISVVSVVNFALLFVFLRRRIGRIEGGKLLSTFLKVTAAAIVMGVICWLVSHQIEAMLGKERLLARLLDVGVSIAIGIAMFYLAAHLFKVSELHQLTQMIRRKFGSRVGNN, from the coding sequence ATGAGTACAAACGAAAAACCTGATTCAGAAATTCCATTGAACGATGCCGACAAGACGCTTGATGCTTCTAATCCGCAATCCGCAATCCGCAATCCGCAATCAGAAGCTCCGCAAGTCACAATTCGTAATCCTCAATCGAAAAGCATTGCCCGTTCCGCTGGCATCGTCAGCATCGCCGTGATGGGCAGCCGCATCCTGGGGTTGGTGCGCGAACAAGTATTTGCTGCGTTCTTCGGCCCCGGCATTGCCAACGATGCGTTCAACATCGCGTTCCGAATTCCGAATCTGTTGCGCGACCTGTTTGCCGAAGGCGCGTTGTCTGCTGCGTTTGTTTCCACTTTTTCCCGCACACTGACGCAAAAAGGCGAACGCGAAGCCTGGCGGCTGGCCAATCTGGTCAGCAACGGATTGGTGTTGGTGTTGTCTGCAATCGTCATTGCGGGCATCGCCTTTGCTCCGCAAATCGTGGATTTGCTGGTCGAACCCAGCCGGGATTTGGCCGATCCCGCAAAAGCGCAGTTTGCTTATCAACTGACTGTCAAACTGACACGAATCCTGTTTCCGTTTCTGGTGATGGTTTCGCTGGCTGCGGTGGCGATGGGAATTTTGAATTCCAAAGACCGCTACGGCATTCCGGCGTCGGCTTCGACCATGTTCAATGTGGGTTCGATCATTGGCGGTTTAGTGTTCGCATATTTGTTTGCGCCTGGATATATCGCCAATGGAGCCAAGGCGTTGATCTACCATCAACACCTTTCGCGCGATGATGCCGGAGCGGCGGCGGCAATTGCGGGAATGGCCATCGGCACGCTGGTCGGCGGAATGATGCAGTGGTTGATTCAAGTTCCCAGTTTGCGGTCGGTCGGGTTTCGCTGGGAACCAATCCTGAGTTTTCGCGATGAGGGCGTGCGGCAAGTGATGCGGATGATGGCTCCGGCGATCATCGGTTCGGCGGCATTGCAGGTGAATCTGGTCGTCAACACTTCGTTTGCCACCAGTTTGGGCGAAGGCCGCGTATCGTGGCTGCAATTCGCGTTTCGACTGATTTATCTGCCGATTGGCATGTTCGGCGTGGCGATTTCGACGGCGACGTTGCCGGCGGCTTCGCGCGCGGCAGCGGCGGACAATCTGGACGAATTTCGCCGCACGATTGCGCAGGCGTTACGGCTGACCTTTTTGTTGACGATTCCTTCCGCGGTCGGATTGATCGTGCTGAATAAACCGATCATTTCCCTGATTTATCAACACGGAGGTCGCTTCACGGAATACGACACGACGCAGACCGGCGCCGCGCTGGCGTATTACACCGTCGGGTTAACAGCCTATTCCGCAGTGCGAGTGCTGGCTCCGGCGTTTTATGCGCTGAAAGATACGCGCGTGCCGATGATGACCAGCCTGTTTTCCATTGTCACCAATTACGTCGTCGCCAAATCCACCGTGGATTATTTCGGGATGGGGCATCGCGGATTGGCGCTTTCGATTTCCGTCGTTTCCGTCGTCAACTTTGCGCTGTTGTTTGTTTTTCTGCGGCGCAGAATCGGCAGGATCGAAGGCGGCAAGCTGCTTTCCACTTTTCTCAAAGTGACGGCAGCGGCAATCGTGATGGGCGTGATTTGCTGGCTGGTCAGCCACCAAATCGAAGCCATGCTGGGCAAGGAACGCTTACTGGCTCGATTGCTTGATGTGGGCGTTTCAATCGCGATCGGAATCGCAATGTTTTATCTGGCGGCACACCTTTTCAAAGTGAGCGAGTTGCATCAACTGACACAGATGATCCGGCGGAAGTTTGGTTCCAGGGTCGGCAATAACTAA
- the argF gene encoding ornithine carbamoyltransferase, whose protein sequence is METTQPRLVALLWRDQPLALKDLITINDLATKEIRQIFTTTADLKANPRDYCQSLAGRSVALIFEKPSLRTRVTFDLGATQMGASCVYLDHQGVRLGERESVKDMALNLERWVDVIVARTYSHESVIELAAHSSVPVINGLSEFTHPCQGLTDYFTLTEKVGADLSGFRIAYVGDGNNTAHSLIFGAAKLGAHISIGCPKGYEPDADVLKAARKDAKKTGAKIKVFHDPFEAVEGAQAVYTDVWASMGFEAETERRREIFSAFRVTKKLMNAADKGAFFMHCLPAHRGDEVDANVIDSKISIVYDEAENRLHTQKGIMLALVEANR, encoded by the coding sequence ATGGAAACTACGCAACCAAGGCTGGTTGCGCTACTTTGGAGGGATCAACCGTTGGCACTGAAAGACCTGATCACAATCAACGACCTGGCGACAAAAGAAATCCGGCAGATTTTTACAACCACCGCCGATTTGAAAGCCAATCCGCGCGATTACTGCCAGTCGCTGGCCGGTCGCAGCGTGGCGCTGATTTTTGAAAAACCCAGTTTGCGCACCCGCGTGACGTTTGACCTGGGCGCGACGCAAATGGGCGCTTCGTGCGTGTATCTGGATCATCAGGGAGTCCGGCTTGGCGAACGTGAATCCGTGAAAGACATGGCGCTGAACCTGGAACGCTGGGTGGATGTGATCGTCGCGCGAACGTACAGCCACGAATCCGTCATTGAACTGGCCGCGCATTCCTCTGTGCCCGTGATCAATGGGTTGTCGGAATTTACACATCCATGCCAGGGGCTGACGGATTATTTCACGCTGACCGAAAAGGTCGGAGCGGATTTGAGCGGTTTCCGCATCGCCTATGTCGGCGATGGTAACAACACCGCGCATTCGTTGATTTTTGGCGCGGCAAAACTCGGCGCACACATCAGCATCGGGTGCCCGAAAGGCTACGAACCGGACGCCGATGTTCTGAAAGCGGCGCGCAAAGACGCTAAAAAGACCGGCGCAAAGATCAAGGTGTTCCATGATCCGTTTGAAGCCGTCGAGGGCGCGCAGGCGGTGTACACGGACGTATGGGCTTCGATGGGCTTTGAAGCCGAAACCGAGCGTCGCCGCGAAATCTTTTCCGCATTTCGCGTGACGAAAAAGCTGATGAACGCTGCCGATAAAGGCGCATTTTTCATGCATTGTTTGCCCGCTCACCGTGGCGATGAAGTAGACGCCAATGTTATAGACAGCAAAATTTCCATTGTCTACGACGAAGCCGAAAACCGGCTGCATACTCAAAAAGGGATCATGCTGGCGCTGGTTGAAGCGAATCGGTAA
- a CDS encoding NAD(P)-dependent alcohol dehydrogenase, with protein sequence MKAYELQQFGADSLVLVEKPDPQALARQVIVNVRAVSLNYRDLMVTKGTYNPRLKLPIIPFSDGAGEVVAVGSEVKSFKVGDRVIGTFFQNWTGGEPNEAKARTAKGGGDQPGMLAELVALEETGVIACPEHLSYEEAATLPCAGLTAWNAVVDKGKTKAGDTVLVQGTGGVSIFAAQFAKMNGARVIATSSSDEKLARLSAMGITDGINYKTNPDWDKAAKELNGGAGIDHIVEVGGAGTLERSLKAVRMGGMISVIGALAAGSGINPVLVLMKSIRLQGIFVGNREMFEAMNRAISLHNMKPVVDRVFSFDQVNEALQLMESGSHFGKIVVKF encoded by the coding sequence ATGAAGGCTTACGAACTTCAGCAATTTGGCGCGGACAGTTTGGTGCTTGTCGAAAAGCCCGACCCACAAGCCCTGGCGCGGCAAGTCATCGTCAACGTCAGAGCCGTCTCGTTGAATTACCGCGACTTGATGGTGACCAAAGGCACCTACAACCCGCGATTGAAACTGCCAATCATCCCGTTTTCTGACGGCGCAGGCGAGGTTGTCGCCGTCGGCAGCGAAGTCAAAAGTTTCAAAGTGGGCGACCGCGTCATCGGCACATTCTTTCAAAACTGGACGGGCGGCGAACCCAACGAAGCTAAAGCACGCACCGCAAAAGGCGGCGGCGACCAACCCGGCATGTTGGCGGAATTGGTCGCGCTGGAAGAAACCGGTGTTATCGCCTGCCCGGAACATCTAAGTTACGAAGAAGCTGCAACGCTTCCATGCGCGGGATTGACCGCCTGGAATGCCGTCGTGGACAAAGGCAAAACCAAAGCCGGAGATACGGTGTTGGTGCAAGGCACAGGCGGTGTTTCAATCTTCGCCGCTCAGTTCGCCAAGATGAACGGCGCGCGCGTGATCGCCACTTCTAGCAGCGATGAAAAGCTGGCGCGGTTGTCGGCGATGGGCATCACCGACGGCATCAACTACAAAACAAATCCCGATTGGGATAAGGCGGCAAAAGAATTGAACGGCGGCGCTGGCATAGATCACATCGTCGAAGTCGGCGGCGCGGGAACGTTGGAACGTTCGCTAAAAGCCGTTCGCATGGGAGGAATGATTTCGGTCATTGGCGCGCTGGCGGCTGGCAGCGGCATCAATCCGGTCTTGGTGCTGATGAAAAGCATTCGCTTGCAAGGCATTTTTGTCGGCAACCGCGAAATGTTCGAGGCTATGAATCGCGCCATCAGTTTGCACAACATGAAACCGGTGGTGGATCGCGTATTCAGCTTCGATCAGGTGAACGAGGCTTTGCAATTGATGGAAAGCGGCAGCCATTTCGGCAAAATCGTCGTCAAGTTTTAA
- a CDS encoding aldo/keto reductase, giving the protein MQMSGTYGAADADEGIRTIHEALDLGINFFDTAEIYGPFENEKLVGRALKGKRDQAIIATKFGFAIKDNRPVGTDSRPEHVKEVCDASLQRLGVDYIDLFYQHRVDKNVPIEDTVGALAELVKAGKVRYIGLSEAGAANIRRAHAVHPVSALQSEYSLWERNIEAEILPTIRELGIGLVPYSPLGRGFLTGTAKRAEELPDGDWRKVNVPRFQGENFDRNMQLADAVKEMATHKGCTPAQIALAWLLHLGKDIVPIPGTKRLAYMRENTAAADVSLSAEDMKWLDEKLPAGAAVGDRYYTVGMSLLDN; this is encoded by the coding sequence ATGCAAATGAGCGGCACCTACGGCGCAGCCGATGCCGACGAAGGCATCCGAACCATTCACGAAGCGCTCGATCTGGGCATCAATTTTTTTGACACGGCGGAAATTTACGGCCCCTTTGAAAATGAAAAGCTGGTGGGCCGCGCGCTGAAAGGAAAACGCGACCAAGCCATCATCGCCACCAAATTCGGCTTCGCCATCAAAGACAATCGCCCGGTTGGCACCGATAGCCGCCCGGAACACGTCAAGGAAGTCTGCGACGCTTCGTTGCAACGCTTGGGCGTAGATTACATTGACCTGTTTTATCAACATCGCGTGGACAAAAACGTGCCGATTGAAGACACCGTCGGCGCACTGGCAGAATTGGTCAAAGCGGGCAAGGTTCGGTACATCGGCCTGTCCGAAGCGGGCGCTGCCAACATTCGCCGCGCGCACGCCGTGCACCCTGTTTCGGCGTTGCAATCAGAATACTCGTTGTGGGAACGAAACATCGAAGCTGAAATTCTGCCGACAATCCGCGAACTCGGCATTGGTTTGGTTCCTTACAGTCCGCTCGGTCGCGGATTTTTAACAGGCACCGCCAAACGGGCCGAAGAATTGCCCGACGGAGATTGGCGCAAAGTGAACGTCCCGCGCTTTCAAGGCGAAAACTTTGATCGCAACATGCAATTGGCCGATGCGGTCAAGGAAATGGCCACGCACAAAGGCTGCACCCCGGCGCAAATCGCGCTGGCCTGGTTGTTGCATTTGGGCAAGGACATTGTGCCGATTCCCGGCACGAAACGGCTGGCCTACATGCGCGAAAACACCGCAGCAGCCGATGTCTCTTTGTCCGCTGAAGATATGAAATGGCTGGATGAAAAACTTCCGGCAGGCGCTGCCGTTGGAGATCGGTATTACACGGTCGGCATGAGCTTGTTGGATAACTGA
- a CDS encoding molybdopterin-dependent oxidoreductase encodes MGEKQVFTLTVNGQQHSVTAPPQTNLMDVLRDELHLTGTKDGCGTGHCGSCMIIRDGEAVRACLVSMKKADGATVTTIEGVANGELHPVQQAYIDQGATQCGFCTPGFVMATIALLEKNPNPTLDEIYDGHKWNICRCTGHNAIIRAVQQAAGQEVPPLPAVKQPLKAVSLPLPRPDAIEKVTGKGIYADDLYVDGMLHAKALRSQYPHARLLHINTSKAKELPGVVAVLTAEDIPGRKDCGVHEVDWPVLCYDKVRYVGDAIALVVAESEAIAAEALKLIEVEYEPLPVVSGPKQAAAPDAPILHAQIPHHDPREHGNCLKHYHLENGDIAKGFAEAEVIIERDYSTQTVEHAFIEPEAGLAVPDPTGRITVYCGGQIPFGDRAQIAATLALPEDQIRVINCLIGGAFGGKEDVSVQIHTALAAHLTKRPVKMVLSRKESLMVHPKRHATVIKMKTGAKKDGTITAHEAEIWGDGGAYASLSSHVMLRATTHAAGAYEVKNVKVDTFAMYTNNVPSGAFRGFGVTQSVFAMESQMDQLAEALGISPVEIRRRNVLNYGKQTLAGQVMHESCGLSDALETVAAEMDKHPFTAVEGDKRRAWGVATAYKNTGFGSGAYDAAGAEVELFANGRAAVRAGAAEIGQGLVGVLAQVVSEELGVPYDKVDVLVADTDRTLDCAATTASRQTYVTGNAARYASKEVRKLLAQSAAELLGAPPDELLFADGQIKNNGHSVELAEIVRLMRREGHLPKMSYQYVAPMCEPYHHFAFGFGAQAVLVEVDVKTGETKVLKVIAASDVGRVINPLALQGQVEGSISMGLGMALQENFVIKDGFVQTDTLKKCNLPEIDQTPEVISFFIEHETKDGPYGGKGVGELASIPTTPAIINAIYNATGIRCYNLPADKKWLKAALAEGVK; translated from the coding sequence ATGGGCGAAAAACAAGTGTTTACATTGACGGTCAATGGCCAACAGCATTCGGTCACGGCGCCACCGCAAACCAATTTGATGGATGTGCTGCGCGATGAATTGCACCTGACCGGCACAAAAGATGGCTGCGGCACAGGCCATTGCGGCAGTTGTATGATCATCCGCGACGGTGAAGCCGTACGTGCCTGTCTGGTTTCGATGAAAAAAGCTGATGGCGCAACCGTTACAACGATTGAAGGTGTCGCCAACGGAGAGCTTCATCCCGTTCAGCAAGCTTACATTGATCAGGGCGCAACACAATGCGGGTTTTGCACGCCGGGATTTGTGATGGCGACCATTGCCCTGCTCGAAAAAAATCCGAACCCGACGCTCGACGAAATTTACGACGGCCACAAATGGAACATCTGCCGCTGCACCGGCCACAACGCCATCATCCGCGCCGTGCAGCAAGCCGCCGGACAGGAAGTACCGCCATTACCAGCCGTCAAACAACCGCTGAAAGCCGTCAGCCTTCCGCTTCCCCGCCCTGACGCCATCGAAAAAGTCACTGGCAAAGGCATTTACGCGGACGATTTGTATGTGGACGGAATGCTACATGCCAAAGCCCTTCGCAGCCAATATCCGCACGCGCGCTTGTTGCATATAAACACCAGCAAAGCAAAAGAATTGCCGGGCGTCGTCGCTGTGCTGACCGCCGAAGACATTCCCGGGCGCAAAGATTGCGGCGTTCACGAAGTGGATTGGCCCGTGCTGTGTTACGACAAGGTGCGCTACGTCGGCGACGCCATCGCGCTGGTGGTTGCTGAAAGTGAAGCCATCGCCGCCGAGGCCTTGAAGCTGATCGAAGTCGAATACGAACCGCTTCCTGTCGTTTCTGGCCCAAAACAAGCTGCTGCGCCGGACGCGCCGATCTTGCACGCGCAGATTCCGCATCACGATCCACGAGAACACGGCAACTGCCTGAAACATTACCATCTGGAAAACGGCGACATTGCCAAGGGCTTTGCCGAAGCTGAAGTCATCATCGAACGCGATTACAGTACGCAAACCGTCGAACACGCTTTCATCGAACCCGAAGCCGGTTTGGCCGTGCCCGATCCGACCGGAAGAATTACCGTCTATTGTGGCGGACAAATCCCTTTCGGCGACCGCGCGCAAATTGCCGCAACGCTCGCACTTCCCGAAGACCAGATTCGCGTCATCAACTGTTTGATCGGCGGAGCCTTCGGCGGCAAAGAAGACGTTTCCGTCCAGATTCACACTGCGCTGGCCGCGCACCTCACCAAACGTCCTGTAAAGATGGTGCTGAGCCGCAAGGAATCCTTGATGGTGCACCCCAAGCGTCACGCTACTGTTATCAAAATGAAAACCGGCGCGAAAAAAGACGGCACAATCACTGCGCACGAAGCCGAAATCTGGGGCGATGGCGGCGCGTACGCCAGTTTGAGCAGCCACGTCATGCTGCGTGCCACGACGCACGCTGCCGGCGCGTACGAAGTCAAAAATGTAAAGGTGGACACTTTTGCCATGTACACGAACAACGTGCCTTCCGGCGCGTTTCGTGGCTTCGGCGTGACGCAAAGCGTCTTTGCGATGGAAAGCCAGATGGATCAACTGGCCGAAGCTTTGGGCATTTCGCCCGTCGAAATTCGCCGCCGGAATGTTTTGAATTACGGCAAACAAACCTTGGCCGGACAGGTCATGCACGAAAGCTGCGGCCTTTCAGATGCGCTGGAAACCGTCGCCGCTGAAATGGACAAGCATCCGTTCACGGCAGTCGAAGGAGACAAGCGCCGCGCTTGGGGTGTGGCTACAGCTTACAAAAACACGGGATTTGGCAGCGGCGCTTACGATGCCGCCGGAGCAGAAGTCGAGCTTTTCGCCAATGGTCGCGCCGCCGTGCGCGCAGGAGCAGCAGAAATCGGACAAGGCCTGGTCGGCGTGCTCGCGCAAGTCGTCAGCGAAGAACTCGGCGTGCCTTATGACAAAGTTGATGTGCTGGTCGCCGACACCGACCGTACGCTGGATTGCGCAGCGACGACGGCTTCGCGGCAAACGTATGTCACCGGCAATGCCGCGCGGTATGCCAGCAAGGAAGTCCGCAAACTGCTTGCACAATCCGCCGCCGAGCTGCTGGGCGCGCCACCCGATGAGTTGCTGTTTGCTGACGGCCAGATTAAGAATAACGGTCACAGCGTCGAACTCGCCGAAATCGTCCGGTTGATGCGCCGCGAAGGCCATCTGCCGAAGATGAGTTATCAATACGTCGCGCCGATGTGCGAGCCCTATCATCACTTCGCCTTCGGTTTCGGCGCGCAGGCCGTGCTGGTCGAAGTGGATGTCAAAACCGGTGAAACCAAAGTGTTGAAGGTCATTGCGGCCAGTGATGTTGGTCGCGTCATCAATCCGCTGGCATTGCAGGGTCAGGTTGAGGGCAGCATCTCGATGGGATTGGGGATGGCCTTGCAGGAAAACTTCGTGATTAAGGACGGTTTCGTGCAAACCGACACGCTGAAGAAATGCAACCTGCCGGAGATTGACCAAACACCTGAAGTAATTTCCTTCTTCATCGAACACGAAACCAAAGATGGGCCGTATGGCGGCAAGGGCGTTGGTGAACTGGCTTCGATTCCGACAACACCGGCGATTATCAACGCAATTTACAATGCGACGGGCATACGTTGTTACAACCTGCCTGCTGATAAGAAGTGGTTGAAGGCTGCACTGGCGGAGGGCGTGAAATGA
- a CDS encoding pyridoxal-phosphate dependent enzyme, whose protein sequence is MIRAIFGPTFEEMLHPRAIDPAVRQRAIQAASEAPLDPMNLYNITWRGADDRIKYEVLPTELTGVEAPIVVLYGRDFPTGAHKVGAAYSVIVEALLFGHVDIDRHTVVWPSTGNYGIGGAWVGGRVGAKSIVVLPEGMSRERFERIQAYGAEVIKTPGVESNVKEIYDKTWELRRDPNIRILNQFEVMGNYRFHYHVTGNTIVELAAELKSQGIGDGSIAAFCSAMGSAGTIAAGDRIKQVWPHARTVGLEPIQCPTLYNNGYGGHDIQGIGDKHVTWIHNVLNMDAIMCVDDIECKKGLQVLTSEAGQQTLARSYGVAEPKLRQLGTIFGISGVCNVLGAIKTAKHYQLGKRDVVVTICTDAIDRYISVMAEMAANYGAIDDARAMAYVEAIFHGAKTDWIKDGTPDVRRQWHNLKYFTWVEQQGKTVEELDAQLDPEWWIKHQQLIPEMDARIAAARQS, encoded by the coding sequence ATGATTCGCGCAATTTTCGGCCCCACTTTTGAAGAAATGCTCCATCCGCGCGCGATTGATCCGGCGGTGCGTCAGCGCGCCATTCAAGCGGCGAGCGAAGCGCCGCTGGATCCGATGAATTTGTACAACATCACCTGGCGTGGTGCGGACGACCGGATCAAATACGAGGTGCTGCCCACGGAATTAACCGGCGTTGAAGCGCCGATTGTCGTTTTGTACGGACGAGACTTCCCGACCGGCGCGCACAAAGTCGGCGCGGCGTATTCGGTGATTGTCGAAGCCCTGCTCTTCGGTCACGTAGACATTGACCGGCACACCGTCGTCTGGCCCAGCACGGGCAATTACGGCATCGGCGGCGCATGGGTCGGCGGGCGCGTCGGCGCTAAATCCATCGTTGTGCTGCCCGAAGGGATGAGCCGCGAACGGTTTGAGCGGATTCAAGCTTACGGCGCGGAAGTCATCAAAACGCCCGGTGTTGAATCGAATGTCAAAGAGATTTACGACAAGACCTGGGAACTGCGCCGTGATCCGAACATTCGCATCCTCAACCAGTTCGAAGTGATGGGCAATTACCGATTCCATTACCACGTCACCGGCAACACGATTGTCGAACTTGCAGCGGAATTAAAATCGCAAGGCATCGGCGATGGCTCCATTGCGGCGTTTTGTTCAGCGATGGGCAGCGCGGGCACGATTGCGGCGGGCGACCGTATCAAACAAGTCTGGCCGCACGCACGGACGGTGGGACTGGAACCCATTCAATGTCCGACGCTGTACAACAACGGTTACGGCGGCCACGACATTCAAGGCATCGGCGACAAACACGTCACCTGGATTCACAACGTACTGAACATGGACGCGATCATGTGCGTGGACGACATCGAGTGCAAAAAAGGGCTGCAAGTGCTCACAAGCGAAGCCGGGCAACAAACACTCGCTCGAAGTTATGGGGTTGCCGAACCGAAGCTGCGACAACTTGGCACAATCTTTGGAATTTCCGGCGTCTGCAACGTGCTGGGCGCAATCAAAACGGCGAAGCATTACCAGCTTGGCAAACGCGACGTGGTGGTCACCATCTGCACGGACGCGATTGATCGCTACATTTCGGTGATGGCAGAAATGGCCGCAAACTATGGCGCGATTGATGACGCGCGAGCGATGGCGTATGTCGAAGCGATTTTCCACGGTGCCAAAACCGATTGGATCAAAGACGGTACGCCCGATGTGCGCCGCCAGTGGCACAACCTGAAATACTTCACTTGGGTGGAGCAACAAGGAAAAACGGTTGAAGAACTGGATGCGCAGCTTGATCCTGAATGGTGGATCAAACATCAACAGTTGATTCCCGAAATGGATGCGCGGATAGCGGCAGCTCGTCAAAGTTGA
- a CDS encoding four helix bundle protein, translated as MENDAAGKTSQSKGDELEERLINFAVRIIKLTANLPKTPAGKHIAGQILRSGTSPAPNYGEARGAESHADFVHKLGIVLKELNETSIWLRVIERSELLKAELMKDLIEENKELCRIFTSSHRTARANKK; from the coding sequence ATGGAGAATGATGCCGCTGGGAAAACTTCGCAATCAAAAGGCGATGAACTGGAAGAGCGATTGATCAATTTTGCGGTGCGCATCATCAAGCTGACAGCGAATTTGCCGAAAACACCTGCGGGCAAACACATTGCCGGGCAGATTTTGAGATCGGGCACATCGCCCGCTCCAAATTATGGTGAAGCACGCGGAGCCGAAAGCCATGCCGATTTTGTTCACAAACTCGGTATCGTGCTCAAAGAACTCAATGAAACTTCGATTTGGTTGCGAGTTATTGAACGCAGCGAACTGCTGAAAGCAGAGTTGATGAAAGACCTCATCGAAGAAAACAAGGAACTCTGCCGCATTTTCACGTCATCTCATCGAACGGCTCGCGCCAATAAAAAATGA
- a CDS encoding threonine synthase produces the protein MSNVTGFQCLECKQAFGVNEIQYVCSRCGGNLDVLYDYDRISANFSQAALAANRDFTIWRYRALLPIEDSSSVPQLTVGWTPIYDCARLASEFGVKQLFVKDDGRNPTASFKDRPSALAVVKAQEAGATVITTASSGNAGCALAGMCASVGMNAVIFVPASAPVAKIAQLQIYGARVLLVEGSYDEAYDLCQAAGKRFGWYQRNTGYNSFTREGKKTAALEIAEQLQWQVPDKIFVSVGDGNILSGLWKGFNDLHRLGWIERLPQMIGVQATGASAIVNAANGDGKVRIGPAHTIADSINVGQPRDATAAVRAIRESGGYGVKVSDDEILAAIGRLARATGVFAEPAAAAAFAGFVQQSENGALKSDERVLVMLTGNGLKDVEAARRTVSEPVHITPDFAELDKLQT, from the coding sequence ATGAGCAATGTAACCGGTTTTCAATGCCTGGAATGTAAACAAGCATTCGGCGTCAACGAAATTCAATATGTTTGCTCCCGCTGCGGCGGCAATCTGGACGTGCTGTACGATTATGACCGGATCAGTGCAAACTTCAGCCAAGCTGCGCTCGCCGCAAACCGCGATTTCACCATCTGGCGCTACCGCGCTCTGCTTCCCATCGAAGACTCTTCTTCAGTCCCGCAACTTACCGTCGGTTGGACGCCGATTTACGACTGCGCGCGATTAGCGAGCGAGTTCGGCGTCAAACAACTGTTTGTTAAAGACGACGGGCGAAATCCGACGGCTTCGTTCAAAGACCGTCCGAGCGCGCTGGCTGTGGTCAAAGCGCAGGAAGCAGGCGCAACTGTGATTACAACGGCTTCGTCGGGTAACGCCGGCTGTGCGCTGGCCGGTATGTGCGCGAGCGTGGGAATGAACGCGGTGATTTTCGTGCCCGCTTCAGCTCCTGTGGCAAAAATTGCGCAACTGCAAATTTACGGCGCACGGGTTCTGCTGGTCGAAGGCAGTTATGACGAAGCGTACGACTTATGCCAGGCCGCTGGGAAACGCTTCGGTTGGTATCAGCGCAATACTGGCTACAACTCTTTCACGCGCGAAGGCAAGAAAACGGCGGCGCTGGAAATTGCCGAACAGTTGCAGTGGCAGGTTCCGGACAAAATCTTTGTCAGCGTCGGCGACGGAAACATTCTTAGTGGGTTGTGGAAGGGCTTCAACGATTTGCATCGGTTAGGCTGGATTGAGCGATTGCCGCAGATGATTGGCGTCCAGGCAACTGGTGCTTCGGCGATTGTGAATGCGGCAAATGGTGATGGAAAAGTACGCATTGGTCCGGCACATACCATTGCGGACAGCATCAATGTCGGTCAACCGCGTGACGCCACGGCAGCGGTACGCGCGATTCGCGAATCCGGCGGATATGGCGTCAAGGTTAGTGACGACGAAATCCTGGCGGCGATCGGCCGACTCGCCCGCGCAACCGGCGTTTTTGCCGAACCTGCGGCCGCAGCCGCTTTTGCCGGGTTTGTTCAACAGAGCGAAAACGGTGCGCTCAAATCCGATGAGCGCGTATTGGTCATGCTGACCGGCAATGGTTTGAAAGATGTGGAAGCCGCTCGCCGCACAGTCAGCGAGCCTGTACACATCACTCCGGACTTTGCAGAATTGGACAAGTTGCAAACATAA